Proteins encoded together in one Penaeus vannamei isolate JL-2024 chromosome 9, ASM4276789v1, whole genome shotgun sequence window:
- the LOC113823249 gene encoding protein SERAC1 isoform X1: MTVSLSTAVSKLGMAATMILGAMIGNQVRKKQKESTPTVIESSQSHLFKEKSLNKNGRTKGGATILDIHERLQDLALGCLPSSPTTSFYLERGKKMCQQFLQANGFLKDNSELWMSEWMKRTDWVDGDEYWTKMPPLRPPAQPSYASTLLAGLMALWYLSCSKDFCKGNFSTDVTLMTTLRKVMDEKDSSAAPLVLRIIANILAVTDDPQPLYQTGLVEALTSSREHSASDVFLPAWRGLHNLKPEKSKVTGKNIIYEEGVYPYIMPDVMQSENVEIDIILVHGIQGGAELTWRQHDQQREKPLLTQEQRQKILSGQFESDIDNFYTSCWPLDWLVPAIDVPVRVLAVDYEANWWHWGDSCPEEALGTVASHSRKIAKSLEAAGVGERPVVWITHSMGGLIVKDMLMNDLGQQGSSPTKLEDHSENLRFPSNFDAKLNLSSQTLGIVFFSVPHYGSPLASSVTRGILRHILKPSSEVFDMREESPVLQELHQSFLHMVETRGISVLTLNESHPVHHKATGLNLLFVPPEYGTSGVGEFYEADACHVDICKPLNRHAESYQKVLAFLQEIVGRV, from the exons ATGACTGTGAGCCTTTCAACAGCAGTGTCAAAATTGGGCATGGCagcaacaatgatatt AGGAGCAATGATTGGTAACCAGGTcaggaagaaacaaaaggaatccACGCCAACTGTTATAG AGTCAAGCCAGAGTCACCTCTTCAAGGAGAAATCACTCAACAAGAATGGAAGAACAAAG GGAGGGGCAACCATCTTGGATATTCATGAGCGGTTACAAGATCTGGCCCTCGGTTGTTTACCCAGCAGCCCTACAACTTCATTCTATTTAGAG agaggaaaaaaaatgtgtcaGCAGTTCTTGCAAGCAAATGGCTTTCTCAAAGACAACTCAGAGTTATGGATGAGCGAGTGGATGAAGAGGACTGACTGGGTAGACGGCGATGAGTATTGGACCAAAATGCCTCCACTGCGGCCTCCTGCCCAACCATCCTACGCAAGCACACTGTTAGCTGGGTTGATGGCGTTGTGGTATCTAAGCTGCAGTAAAGACTTCTGTAAAGGGAATT TTTCTACAGATGTGACTTTGATGACAACCCTAAGGAAGGTGATGGACGAGAAGGATTCTTCTGCAGCACCTCTTGTGTTGAGAATCATTGCCAACATATTAGCTGTTACAGATGATCCCCAGCCACTCTACCAGACAG GGTTAGTGGAGGCTTTAACTTCTTCCAGAGAGCACAGTGCTTCTGATGTCTTCCTTCCAGCATGGAGAGGCCTACACAACCTCAAACCAGAGAAAAGCAAAGTTACTGGCAAGAATATTATATATGAAGAAGGTGTCTACCCATATATCATGCCAGATGTAATGCAA AGTGAAAATGtagagatagatattatattgGTTCATGGAATACAAGGAGGAGCAGAACTGACATGGCGACAACATGATCAGCAGAGAGAGAAACCTCTGTTAACACAAGAGCAACGGCAAAAGATACTATCAGGGCAGTTTGAGTCAG ACATAGATAATTTTTATACTTCATGCTGGCCATTAGACTGGCTGGTTCCTGCTATTGATGTGCCAGTGAGGGTTCTTGCTGTGGATTATGAAGCTAATTGGTGGCACTGGGGTGACAGCTGTCCAGAAGAAGCATTAGG AACTGTAGCAAGTCACAGCAGGAAGATAGCAAAATCTTTAGAAGCTGCTGGTGTGGGAGAACGACCAGTAGTATGGATCACTCACTCAATGGGTGGTCTTATTGTTAAGGATATGCTGATGAATGACTTG GGCCAGCAGGGCAGCTCGCCTACAAAACTGGAGGATCATTCTGAAAACCTTAGATTCCCATCAAATTTTGATGCCAAATTGAATTTATCTAGTCAGACCTTAGGTATTGTTTTCTTTAGTGTGCCACATTATGGTTCGCCACTTGCTTCTTCTGTCACGAGGGGCATATTACGTCACATATTGAAGCCCTCCTCTGAAGTCTTTGATATGAGAGAAG AGTCACCAGTGCTACAAGAGCTCCATCAGTCTTTTCTTCACATGGTAGAGACTCGGGGCATATCTGTCCTGACTCTGAATGAGTCGCATCCAGTCCACCATAAAGCCACTGGACTCAACCTCCTCTTCGTCCCGCCAGAATACGGAA CATCTGGAGTTGGGGAATTTTATGAAGCAGATGCTTGTCATGTTGACATCTGTAAACCATTAAACAG GCATGCAGAATCATATCAGAAGGTGCTTGCATTTCTCCAGGAGATAGTCGGTAGAGTTTGA
- the LOC113823249 gene encoding protein SERAC1 isoform X3, translated as MDANRGAMIGNQVRKKQKESTPTVIESSQSHLFKEKSLNKNGRTKGGATILDIHERLQDLALGCLPSSPTTSFYLERGKKMCQQFLQANGFLKDNSELWMSEWMKRTDWVDGDEYWTKMPPLRPPAQPSYASTLLAGLMALWYLSCSKDFCKGNFSTDVTLMTTLRKVMDEKDSSAAPLVLRIIANILAVTDDPQPLYQTGLVEALTSSREHSASDVFLPAWRGLHNLKPEKSKVTGKNIIYEEGVYPYIMPDVMQSENVEIDIILVHGIQGGAELTWRQHDQQREKPLLTQEQRQKILSGQFESDIDNFYTSCWPLDWLVPAIDVPVRVLAVDYEANWWHWGDSCPEEALGTVASHSRKIAKSLEAAGVGERPVVWITHSMGGLIVKDMLMNDLGQQGSSPTKLEDHSENLRFPSNFDAKLNLSSQTLGIVFFSVPHYGSPLASSVTRGILRHILKPSSEVFDMREESPVLQELHQSFLHMVETRGISVLTLNESHPVHHKATGLNLLFVPPEYGTSGVGEFYEADACHVDICKPLNRHAESYQKVLAFLQEIVGRV; from the exons ATGGATGCAAACAG AGGAGCAATGATTGGTAACCAGGTcaggaagaaacaaaaggaatccACGCCAACTGTTATAG AGTCAAGCCAGAGTCACCTCTTCAAGGAGAAATCACTCAACAAGAATGGAAGAACAAAG GGAGGGGCAACCATCTTGGATATTCATGAGCGGTTACAAGATCTGGCCCTCGGTTGTTTACCCAGCAGCCCTACAACTTCATTCTATTTAGAG agaggaaaaaaaatgtgtcaGCAGTTCTTGCAAGCAAATGGCTTTCTCAAAGACAACTCAGAGTTATGGATGAGCGAGTGGATGAAGAGGACTGACTGGGTAGACGGCGATGAGTATTGGACCAAAATGCCTCCACTGCGGCCTCCTGCCCAACCATCCTACGCAAGCACACTGTTAGCTGGGTTGATGGCGTTGTGGTATCTAAGCTGCAGTAAAGACTTCTGTAAAGGGAATT TTTCTACAGATGTGACTTTGATGACAACCCTAAGGAAGGTGATGGACGAGAAGGATTCTTCTGCAGCACCTCTTGTGTTGAGAATCATTGCCAACATATTAGCTGTTACAGATGATCCCCAGCCACTCTACCAGACAG GGTTAGTGGAGGCTTTAACTTCTTCCAGAGAGCACAGTGCTTCTGATGTCTTCCTTCCAGCATGGAGAGGCCTACACAACCTCAAACCAGAGAAAAGCAAAGTTACTGGCAAGAATATTATATATGAAGAAGGTGTCTACCCATATATCATGCCAGATGTAATGCAA AGTGAAAATGtagagatagatattatattgGTTCATGGAATACAAGGAGGAGCAGAACTGACATGGCGACAACATGATCAGCAGAGAGAGAAACCTCTGTTAACACAAGAGCAACGGCAAAAGATACTATCAGGGCAGTTTGAGTCAG ACATAGATAATTTTTATACTTCATGCTGGCCATTAGACTGGCTGGTTCCTGCTATTGATGTGCCAGTGAGGGTTCTTGCTGTGGATTATGAAGCTAATTGGTGGCACTGGGGTGACAGCTGTCCAGAAGAAGCATTAGG AACTGTAGCAAGTCACAGCAGGAAGATAGCAAAATCTTTAGAAGCTGCTGGTGTGGGAGAACGACCAGTAGTATGGATCACTCACTCAATGGGTGGTCTTATTGTTAAGGATATGCTGATGAATGACTTG GGCCAGCAGGGCAGCTCGCCTACAAAACTGGAGGATCATTCTGAAAACCTTAGATTCCCATCAAATTTTGATGCCAAATTGAATTTATCTAGTCAGACCTTAGGTATTGTTTTCTTTAGTGTGCCACATTATGGTTCGCCACTTGCTTCTTCTGTCACGAGGGGCATATTACGTCACATATTGAAGCCCTCCTCTGAAGTCTTTGATATGAGAGAAG AGTCACCAGTGCTACAAGAGCTCCATCAGTCTTTTCTTCACATGGTAGAGACTCGGGGCATATCTGTCCTGACTCTGAATGAGTCGCATCCAGTCCACCATAAAGCCACTGGACTCAACCTCCTCTTCGTCCCGCCAGAATACGGAA CATCTGGAGTTGGGGAATTTTATGAAGCAGATGCTTGTCATGTTGACATCTGTAAACCATTAAACAG GCATGCAGAATCATATCAGAAGGTGCTTGCATTTCTCCAGGAGATAGTCGGTAGAGTTTGA
- the LOC113823249 gene encoding protein SERAC1 isoform X2, with the protein MILFRGNQNMLRGAMIGNQVRKKQKESTPTVIESSQSHLFKEKSLNKNGRTKGGATILDIHERLQDLALGCLPSSPTTSFYLERGKKMCQQFLQANGFLKDNSELWMSEWMKRTDWVDGDEYWTKMPPLRPPAQPSYASTLLAGLMALWYLSCSKDFCKGNFSTDVTLMTTLRKVMDEKDSSAAPLVLRIIANILAVTDDPQPLYQTGLVEALTSSREHSASDVFLPAWRGLHNLKPEKSKVTGKNIIYEEGVYPYIMPDVMQSENVEIDIILVHGIQGGAELTWRQHDQQREKPLLTQEQRQKILSGQFESDIDNFYTSCWPLDWLVPAIDVPVRVLAVDYEANWWHWGDSCPEEALGTVASHSRKIAKSLEAAGVGERPVVWITHSMGGLIVKDMLMNDLGQQGSSPTKLEDHSENLRFPSNFDAKLNLSSQTLGIVFFSVPHYGSPLASSVTRGILRHILKPSSEVFDMREESPVLQELHQSFLHMVETRGISVLTLNESHPVHHKATGLNLLFVPPEYGTSGVGEFYEADACHVDICKPLNRHAESYQKVLAFLQEIVGRV; encoded by the exons AGGAGCAATGATTGGTAACCAGGTcaggaagaaacaaaaggaatccACGCCAACTGTTATAG AGTCAAGCCAGAGTCACCTCTTCAAGGAGAAATCACTCAACAAGAATGGAAGAACAAAG GGAGGGGCAACCATCTTGGATATTCATGAGCGGTTACAAGATCTGGCCCTCGGTTGTTTACCCAGCAGCCCTACAACTTCATTCTATTTAGAG agaggaaaaaaaatgtgtcaGCAGTTCTTGCAAGCAAATGGCTTTCTCAAAGACAACTCAGAGTTATGGATGAGCGAGTGGATGAAGAGGACTGACTGGGTAGACGGCGATGAGTATTGGACCAAAATGCCTCCACTGCGGCCTCCTGCCCAACCATCCTACGCAAGCACACTGTTAGCTGGGTTGATGGCGTTGTGGTATCTAAGCTGCAGTAAAGACTTCTGTAAAGGGAATT TTTCTACAGATGTGACTTTGATGACAACCCTAAGGAAGGTGATGGACGAGAAGGATTCTTCTGCAGCACCTCTTGTGTTGAGAATCATTGCCAACATATTAGCTGTTACAGATGATCCCCAGCCACTCTACCAGACAG GGTTAGTGGAGGCTTTAACTTCTTCCAGAGAGCACAGTGCTTCTGATGTCTTCCTTCCAGCATGGAGAGGCCTACACAACCTCAAACCAGAGAAAAGCAAAGTTACTGGCAAGAATATTATATATGAAGAAGGTGTCTACCCATATATCATGCCAGATGTAATGCAA AGTGAAAATGtagagatagatattatattgGTTCATGGAATACAAGGAGGAGCAGAACTGACATGGCGACAACATGATCAGCAGAGAGAGAAACCTCTGTTAACACAAGAGCAACGGCAAAAGATACTATCAGGGCAGTTTGAGTCAG ACATAGATAATTTTTATACTTCATGCTGGCCATTAGACTGGCTGGTTCCTGCTATTGATGTGCCAGTGAGGGTTCTTGCTGTGGATTATGAAGCTAATTGGTGGCACTGGGGTGACAGCTGTCCAGAAGAAGCATTAGG AACTGTAGCAAGTCACAGCAGGAAGATAGCAAAATCTTTAGAAGCTGCTGGTGTGGGAGAACGACCAGTAGTATGGATCACTCACTCAATGGGTGGTCTTATTGTTAAGGATATGCTGATGAATGACTTG GGCCAGCAGGGCAGCTCGCCTACAAAACTGGAGGATCATTCTGAAAACCTTAGATTCCCATCAAATTTTGATGCCAAATTGAATTTATCTAGTCAGACCTTAGGTATTGTTTTCTTTAGTGTGCCACATTATGGTTCGCCACTTGCTTCTTCTGTCACGAGGGGCATATTACGTCACATATTGAAGCCCTCCTCTGAAGTCTTTGATATGAGAGAAG AGTCACCAGTGCTACAAGAGCTCCATCAGTCTTTTCTTCACATGGTAGAGACTCGGGGCATATCTGTCCTGACTCTGAATGAGTCGCATCCAGTCCACCATAAAGCCACTGGACTCAACCTCCTCTTCGTCCCGCCAGAATACGGAA CATCTGGAGTTGGGGAATTTTATGAAGCAGATGCTTGTCATGTTGACATCTGTAAACCATTAAACAG GCATGCAGAATCATATCAGAAGGTGCTTGCATTTCTCCAGGAGATAGTCGGTAGAGTTTGA